The window CGGCGCACGCGGCGGACGCCATCGCCGCCGGGCACGCGAACGCGGTCCTGCTGGTGTATGGGTCCACCGCCCGCGCGGACATCCGGGCGGGCCGCCGTACGGGCAACCTTTCGTTCGGGGCGCGCGGGCCGTTGCAGTTCGAGGTCCCGTACGGACACACGCTCGTCGCCAAGTACGCGATGGCCGCGCGCCGGCACATGCACGAATACGGCACGACGCCGGAGCAGTTGGCGGCGGTGGCGGTGCAGGCGCGGGACAACGCCGCGCTGAACCCGGACGCGATGTTCCGCGACCCGATCACGGTCGACGACGTGCTGTCGGGGCCGGTGATCGCCGACCCGTTCACCAAGCTGCACTGCTGCATACGGTCGGACGGCGGGGCGGCGGTGCTGCTGGTGGCGGAGGAGTACGTCCAGGACTGCCGTGTCCCTCCCGTCTGGGTCCTCGGAACCGGCGAGCACGTCTCTCACACGACGATGTCCGAGTGGGCGGACTTCACGGTCTCGCCCGCCGCGGTGAGCGGGCGGCTCGCGTTCGAGCGGGCGGGGGTCGGGCCGCAGGACGTGGACCTGGCAGAGATCTACGACGCCTTCACGTACATGACGCTGGTGACGCTGGAGGATCTCGGCTTCTGCGGAAAGGGCGAGGGCGGGGCGTTCGTGGAGAAGGGACGGCTGCGGGTGGCGGGCGGGGAGCTGCCGGTCAACACGGACGGGGGCGGGCTGTCGGCCCAGCATCCGGGGATGCGAGGGCTGTTCCTGCTGGTCGAGGCCGTGCGGCAGTTGCGGGGGGAGGCCGGTGACCGACAGGTCCGCAGACCGGACGGCCACCTGCCCGAACTGGCGGTGGCGTCGGGGACGGGGGGCTGGTTCTGCTCGTCGGGGACGGTGGTGCTGGGGCGGTAGGGGCCGATTCTCGACTGCGGGTGGTTCTGGGTCGCTCGCACCCACGAACCGGCCGAAGCCCCCACCCCCTCAGGGGCGCGGGGAACTGCGCGAGCAACCCAAGGCCACCCGCAGCCAACGAACCAGCCGAACCCTCATCCCCCAGGGGCGCGGGGAACTGCGCGACCAGCCCACGACGGCCCGCAGCCGACGAACGGACCCACGCAGGGCGGAGCCTCAAGCGGGGCGGAGCCACAAGCAGGGCGGAGTCACAAGCGGGACGCAGCCCGCGGCCGGGGACGGCCGGTGCCGAGCAGGCGGCCCCCTGGGCCTCGTCGGTCAGGGCCCGGCGAGGGCCAGCGGCGCGGAACCCACCGGCCGCAGAGCCACCGGCGCAACCGGGACCACCAGGGCAACCGGACCAACCGGCACCCCTCGACCGGCACCCACCCCGCCGAAGACGAACAACCGCAGCACCAGGAACCGCCCCACCCCGGCCAGCCCGGAAGCGCTGAGGTAGACGACCTGCTCGGTGAGCACCCCGGGTGACGCCTGCACCAGGTGCAGGACGAACACGGCAAGCGACGTCACCCCGTACGCCGCGGACGCCGACCCGGCGGACTGCCAGTGCCGCCGCCACCCGGCCCGCTTCCCCGTCCCGAAGGTGAAGAGCGCGTGCAGCTCGGTGCAGAGGACGGTCGACACGACCGTGATCACCGCGTTCGCGACAACCCAGGGCATCGCCCCGGCCAGCAACGCCACGGCACCGCTGGCGAGGACCCCGATGCCGCCGCCGCACACCACGAACCGGACGAAGGAGGCGAACGGCCCGGGAGCGGCCTCGCCCGCCGTCTCCGGCTCCGGCTCCGACGTGAGCTGCGGCTTCATGGGGGTTTCCTTCCGGGGGGGCGGGGCCGTGAACCCCTGCGATCAACTGGGTTCAACAATGCCGTCGCCCGCCCGCGCCCACGAGAGAGCACGCCCCCCGATCCATGGTGGTGCCAGCTCTACCATCGCCCTGCACCACACCCCCTGACCGGCCACGACGAACACGCCGACGAGCAGGGCAACTTGGCCGGTGCAGGCCTCCGGGCGGGCAGGTCGGTGACGCGTTTCCCCCCGGCGATCCCGGAATACGCGAGGGGACGGAACACGCTGTGAAGACCGAGGGAGACACCCGCCGTCCGCGCCCGCCCGCACTCCGGAGGAACTTCCATGGCCCTGACCCGTGAAGAGCGCGAGCAGTTTCTCGCCGAGCCGCACATCGCCGCACTCGCCGTCGACGCAGGGGCGGGCCGCGCTCCGCTCACCGTGCCGATCTGGTACCAGTACGAGCCCGGCGGCGACGTATGGATCCTGACCGAGCGCACCTCCCGCAAGAACGAGCTGATCGGCGCGGCGGGCAGGTTCTCCCTGATGGTGGACCGGCTCGAACCGACCATCAGGTACGTGTCCCTCGAGGGGCCGGTCGTCGAGTCGACCCCCGGCACCCGTGAACAGCTCCACGAGATCTCGGCCCGGTACCTCCCGGCCGACAGGGTCGACGCGTACGTCGACTTCTCCTGGAAGGAGCACGGCGACCTCGTGGTCGTCCGGATGCGCCCCGAACGGTGGGTGTCGGCCGACCTCGGTTCGGTGTGAGGCCCGGTCCCGCGTGACAATCGAGGCATGAGTGCCGACGCGTCCTCCCCGTCCTCCGAGTTCGTACGGCTGCTGAGGTCCCAGCGGGTCTGGGACACCGAGCTGCCGGACTTCGCCCCCGCCACGGCCCCCGCCGAGCCCCTGCCGCTCTTCGAGGAGTGGTTCGCGGGGGCGGTCGCCGCCGGGCAGCCGGAGCCGCACACGATGTCGCTGGCCACGGCGGACTCCGAGGGCCGGCCCGACGTGCGGACCGTGATGCTGCACGGCGCCGACGAGGAGGGCTGGCACTTCGCCTCGCACGCGGGCAGCCGGAAGGGGCGGCACCTGGCGTCCCGCCCGTACGCGGCACTCGGCTTCTACTGGCCCGTGCAGGGCCGGCAGGTCCGGGTGCGCGGCCCGGTGACCGTCGCCCCGCCCGAGGTCGCGCGGGCCGACCTGCACGCCCGCTCGACCGGCGCGCTCGCCTCCGCTCTGGTGGGGCGCCAGAGCGAAGTCCTGGACAGTCACGAGGAGTTGGTGCGCGCCTCGGCCGCCGCCTGGGACCGCGCCCACCGCGAACCGGACGCGTCCGCGCCGTCGTGGACGGTGTATGTCCTGGACCCGGACGAGGTGGAGTTCTTCCAGGGCGACGCGCGGCGACGGCACGTCCGTCTCACCTACCGCCGCACGGACGGCGCCGCATGGCGCAGGGAACTGCTGTGGCCCTAGCCGGCCGCCCCGGGCCGGGGTGTCACGACGTCACGGGTGCGGCTTCCGGGTCGGTGGCGAGCCGTGCGTGCAGATGCACGTCCCGGAAGGCGTCCTGGCGGCCCGCCTCGAACATCGCCCCGCGCAGGGTTCCCTCGTACGGGTAGCCGCACCTCTCGGCGACCCGGCACGACGCCTCATGTCCGAGTGCGTGCCCCAACTCCAGGCGG of the Streptomyces aurantiacus genome contains:
- a CDS encoding thiolase C-terminal domain-containing protein, translating into MTPPRIVTSGNRRVAVVGVALSDCGRLDEATPYALHAQAARRALADSGLDRSVIDGFASAGLGTLAPVEVAEYLGLRPTWVDSTSVGGSTWEVMAAHAADAIAAGHANAVLLVYGSTARADIRAGRRTGNLSFGARGPLQFEVPYGHTLVAKYAMAARRHMHEYGTTPEQLAAVAVQARDNAALNPDAMFRDPITVDDVLSGPVIADPFTKLHCCIRSDGGAAVLLVAEEYVQDCRVPPVWVLGTGEHVSHTTMSEWADFTVSPAAVSGRLAFERAGVGPQDVDLAEIYDAFTYMTLVTLEDLGFCGKGEGGAFVEKGRLRVAGGELPVNTDGGGLSAQHPGMRGLFLLVEAVRQLRGEAGDRQVRRPDGHLPELAVASGTGGWFCSSGTVVLGR
- a CDS encoding pyridoxamine 5'-phosphate oxidase family protein codes for the protein MALTREEREQFLAEPHIAALAVDAGAGRAPLTVPIWYQYEPGGDVWILTERTSRKNELIGAAGRFSLMVDRLEPTIRYVSLEGPVVESTPGTREQLHEISARYLPADRVDAYVDFSWKEHGDLVVVRMRPERWVSADLGSV
- a CDS encoding pyridoxine/pyridoxamine 5'-phosphate oxidase — translated: MSADASSPSSEFVRLLRSQRVWDTELPDFAPATAPAEPLPLFEEWFAGAVAAGQPEPHTMSLATADSEGRPDVRTVMLHGADEEGWHFASHAGSRKGRHLASRPYAALGFYWPVQGRQVRVRGPVTVAPPEVARADLHARSTGALASALVGRQSEVLDSHEELVRASAAAWDRAHREPDASAPSWTVYVLDPDEVEFFQGDARRRHVRLTYRRTDGAAWRRELLWP